A stretch of bacterium DNA encodes these proteins:
- a CDS encoding SIMPL domain-containing protein, with protein sequence MKAYILILALLLAASAATAQGSMGNDDYRQINVSGDAVVNVVPDEIIITLGIETSDMDITTAKEKNNDILEDAIDAARREGVEDTDIQTDHLSIEPRYRDGYRKENFLGYFVRNTVALTVRRVETVENVITRVLEAGVNYIHGIDFQTTEFKKHREKARELALLAAKEKAEKMATVMGQQLGSPLRIDETYSGSPVTYWNSWGHGRARGMSQNVMQNITSGESGVQESIALGKIAIRARVNVSFMISER encoded by the coding sequence ATGAAAGCGTACATCCTGATACTTGCTCTGCTGCTGGCTGCCTCTGCTGCGACAGCTCAGGGGAGCATGGGAAATGACGATTACCGACAGATCAACGTAAGTGGTGACGCGGTGGTGAACGTGGTGCCTGATGAAATTATCATCACACTTGGCATTGAAACCTCGGATATGGATATCACCACTGCCAAGGAGAAAAACAACGACATCCTTGAGGATGCCATCGACGCGGCACGCAGGGAAGGGGTGGAGGATACTGATATCCAGACGGATCATCTCAGTATAGAACCGCGCTACAGGGATGGATATCGCAAGGAGAATTTCCTCGGGTATTTCGTGCGCAACACCGTGGCACTCACCGTGCGTCGCGTGGAAACTGTCGAAAACGTGATCACACGCGTTCTGGAAGCGGGTGTCAACTACATCCACGGTATCGATTTTCAGACTACCGAATTCAAAAAACACAGGGAAAAAGCACGCGAACTGGCATTGCTGGCAGCAAAGGAGAAAGCAGAAAAGATGGCGACTGTGATGGGACAGCAGCTAGGCTCACCATTGCGCATCGACGAAACCTACAGCGGTTCTCCGGTCACATACTGGAACAGCTGGGGCCATGGCCGGGCAAGGGGCATGTCGCAGAACGTGATGCAGAACATCACCAGCGGTGAGAGCGGTGTGCAGGAAAGTATCGCCCTCGGGAAAATTGCCATCCGCGCTCGGGTGAACGTTTCCTTCATGATCTCGGAGCGCTAA
- a CDS encoding acyl-CoA thioesterase, giving the protein MDARPLCVTTDFLIKLYDVDGMGYVSNITYVRWLEDLRTLFLEKYAPLAGLLARDISPVMAQTHIDYLRPLTMQDSAHGEAWILEAGRTKWTMAFEITQGNIVHCRAQQKGYFINLKSGRPAPMPDEITTAYATEHLDDT; this is encoded by the coding sequence ATGGACGCACGTCCACTTTGCGTAACGACAGATTTTCTGATCAAACTCTATGACGTTGACGGCATGGGGTATGTCAGCAATATTACCTATGTGCGCTGGCTCGAGGACCTCAGAACGCTGTTCCTTGAGAAATATGCACCGCTGGCGGGACTCCTCGCGCGCGACATTTCACCGGTGATGGCGCAGACGCACATCGATTACCTGCGTCCCCTGACCATGCAGGACAGTGCGCACGGCGAGGCCTGGATACTCGAGGCTGGACGCACCAAATGGACGATGGCCTTTGAAATCACACAGGGCAACATCGTACACTGCCGCGCACAGCAGAAAGGGTATTTCATTAATCTGAAATCCGGTCGTCCCGCACCCATGCCTGACGAAATCACCACCGCGTACGCGACAGAGCACCTCGATGATACCTGA
- a CDS encoding BamA/TamA family outer membrane protein, producing MKDATMHISPPPSFPGFRYRTLRFVMLCLLLGAIAVPQVQAQFLPFGRNKITHKDFDWQILKTEHFDIYYYPEMTELAGKGAYFAESSYRKLERVFNFTMRHRIPLIFYSSPLHFQQTNVTPGFIPDGVGGFFEFMKGRVVIPSQGSMEQFRHVINHELVHVFMHNKLAHTMTKHGQRPDRYLPLWFVEGLAEYYSTDWDSQAEMVLRDAVLSGYFAPLSNIWAINGSFLMYKEGQDALGFIARTYGEEKIVAMIDNFWVSEEFSEVFRYTLGLSYEQFDRAWVRDLQLRYYPLVETHDRPSDVAQSIVPSGFNSKPVYYQKGDSSYVIFMANNTGYSGVYKKSLTGGETIELIQGEKTDRFEAFHLLGGRMDISRDGVLAFVTKSGASDVMHLYDVDAERLLGTLRFDDLVMINSPSWSPDGKRVLFAGLSTAGQYDLYVADPARGSLDRLTDDFYDDRDPAWSPDGDRVVFTSDRGPEGRRGARDLYLLDMDGGGIQYLTQDSISYASPSWSADGTLIACTSDRDGTQNVHVLNVSDARSVLPPVRQITKFTTAAFDPVWTKKGGLLFSAYDGFSFKILEMPDIASRIDSFSLAYPERMPAEVAPWTTPSVSGETVSSRLAYRKEYEVDVAQSAISTDPVFGTLGGAVLSMSDVLGDDRYFFTVYNTAQTSGEFLSSFNFAVSRMSLGRKTPYSYGVFHYAGRRYDLLDPDLYFYERAYGGYFAAAYPISKFRRIEGSVSFSNSDKEAIAEIRQRKALLLTNSVSYVRDNALYYWTGPIDGSRFNVTLSYTTDLRYSNVNYYSVMLDYRRYLRLALRSAYAMRYEFLYNHGKEARRYFLGGSWDLRGWPRWSIRGTKRWLTSHELRFPVLDRVGFDFPFGSINLGILRGALFFDAGNSWDSEYGQTLGAVGAGLRFSLFGVFVLRYDFGKRIEDNFTHIQSDVFHQFFFGWDF from the coding sequence ATGAAAGACGCTACGATGCACATATCGCCTCCGCCGTCGTTTCCGGGATTCCGGTACCGCACGCTGCGCTTCGTCATGCTCTGCCTGCTACTTGGGGCAATCGCAGTCCCTCAGGTGCAGGCACAATTCCTCCCGTTCGGACGCAACAAAATCACGCATAAGGATTTTGACTGGCAGATCCTGAAGACCGAGCATTTCGACATCTACTACTATCCCGAGATGACGGAACTCGCCGGCAAGGGCGCCTACTTCGCGGAGAGCAGCTACCGCAAGCTCGAGCGTGTGTTCAACTTCACGATGCGCCATCGCATCCCCCTCATTTTTTACAGCTCTCCGCTGCACTTCCAGCAGACGAATGTGACGCCCGGCTTCATCCCGGACGGCGTCGGCGGTTTTTTTGAGTTCATGAAGGGACGCGTCGTTATTCCCAGTCAGGGTTCGATGGAGCAGTTTCGCCATGTCATCAACCATGAACTCGTGCATGTGTTCATGCACAACAAGCTGGCGCATACGATGACAAAACATGGCCAGCGTCCGGACCGCTACCTGCCCCTGTGGTTCGTTGAAGGACTGGCGGAATACTATTCTACGGATTGGGACAGCCAGGCGGAGATGGTGTTGCGTGACGCTGTGCTCAGCGGTTACTTCGCACCGCTTTCGAACATCTGGGCCATCAATGGAAGCTTCCTGATGTACAAGGAAGGGCAGGACGCCCTGGGCTTTATCGCCCGAACATACGGGGAAGAGAAAATCGTGGCCATGATAGACAATTTCTGGGTGTCGGAAGAATTCAGTGAGGTGTTCCGTTACACGCTTGGACTCTCATATGAGCAGTTCGATCGTGCGTGGGTACGGGATCTGCAGCTGCGGTACTATCCGCTCGTAGAGACGCATGACAGGCCCTCGGATGTTGCGCAGAGCATTGTGCCATCCGGATTCAACTCCAAACCGGTGTACTATCAGAAGGGTGATTCTTCCTACGTCATTTTCATGGCGAACAATACCGGGTACAGTGGGGTGTATAAGAAGTCCCTCACCGGGGGCGAAACCATTGAACTCATCCAGGGAGAAAAAACGGATCGCTTCGAAGCTTTCCATCTGCTCGGGGGACGCATGGATATCAGCAGGGATGGGGTGCTTGCCTTTGTTACCAAGAGTGGCGCAAGCGACGTGATGCATCTGTACGATGTCGATGCTGAGAGGCTGCTCGGCACGCTGCGATTCGACGACCTCGTCATGATCAATTCTCCTTCATGGTCTCCGGATGGAAAGCGGGTGTTGTTTGCGGGACTCAGTACAGCGGGGCAGTATGACCTGTATGTGGCCGATCCCGCCCGGGGCAGTCTTGATCGACTTACGGACGATTTTTATGATGACCGTGATCCGGCGTGGTCTCCTGATGGTGATCGCGTGGTGTTCACATCCGACCGGGGTCCCGAAGGACGCCGTGGTGCGAGAGATCTTTACCTGCTCGACATGGATGGCGGAGGCATTCAATACCTGACACAGGACAGCATTTCGTACGCGTCGCCTTCCTGGTCCGCCGACGGCACCCTCATTGCCTGTACATCCGACAGGGATGGAACGCAGAATGTCCATGTCCTCAACGTGTCGGATGCACGAAGTGTGCTTCCACCCGTCAGGCAGATCACGAAGTTCACCACAGCGGCGTTTGATCCGGTGTGGACGAAGAAGGGTGGACTGCTGTTCTCCGCATACGATGGCTTCAGCTTCAAAATCCTCGAAATGCCAGATATCGCTTCCCGTATTGATTCATTTTCGCTGGCATATCCTGAGCGCATGCCCGCGGAGGTTGCGCCATGGACGACGCCGTCGGTCTCGGGTGAAACGGTGTCTTCACGTCTCGCGTACAGGAAAGAGTACGAAGTCGATGTCGCACAGAGTGCCATTTCCACCGATCCGGTGTTCGGAACGCTGGGCGGCGCTGTGCTCAGCATGAGTGATGTACTCGGAGACGATCGCTATTTCTTTACCGTGTACAACACGGCGCAGACATCCGGTGAATTCCTGTCGAGTTTCAATTTTGCCGTCTCGCGAATGTCGCTCGGGCGAAAGACCCCGTACAGTTACGGTGTGTTTCATTACGCGGGTCGGCGTTACGACCTTCTCGATCCTGACCTGTACTTTTACGAACGCGCGTACGGAGGATACTTCGCCGCTGCCTACCCGATCTCGAAATTCCGGCGCATTGAGGGCTCTGTCAGTTTCAGCAACTCCGACAAGGAAGCCATTGCCGAGATCCGGCAAAGGAAGGCCCTGCTGCTCACCAACTCCGTCAGCTATGTCAGGGACAACGCGCTGTATTATTGGACAGGTCCGATCGACGGCAGCCGCTTCAACGTGACGCTTTCGTATACTACCGATCTGCGATATTCCAACGTCAACTACTATTCCGTCATGCTCGATTATCGGCGGTATCTTCGGCTTGCACTGCGCTCCGCTTACGCCATGCGCTACGAGTTCCTGTACAATCACGGGAAGGAAGCGCGGAGGTATTTCCTGGGCGGCAGCTGGGATTTGCGCGGATGGCCGCGATGGTCGATTCGCGGTACCAAGCGCTGGCTGACAAGTCACGAACTGCGCTTCCCCGTGCTCGATCGTGTCGGATTCGATTTCCCCTTCGGCAGCATCAACCTGGGTATTCTCCGCGGCGCACTGTTTTTCGATGCCGGAAATTCATGGGACAGCGAGTACGGGCAGACACTCGGTGCTGTCGGCGCTGGATTGCGTTTCAGCCTGTTCGGGGTGTTTGTGCTGCGCTATGATTTCGGGAAACGCATTGAAGACAACTTCACGCACATCCAGAGCGATGTGTTCCACCAGTTCTTTTTCGGTTGGGATTTCTGA
- a CDS encoding PQQ-binding-like beta-propeller repeat protein, with product MQHRDDTTGVRLEQHIVLRLLVFSAAALLLSGCGASSWLDAPLQGGVADWMQEGGNAQRTHTYASAPGAGVAAWEFSMDAAAGRAEMLLRGETVLFPSITMILETARLSDGEQNGAFPVEGIIAATPAILNDKLYIATDGGNAHLYCYSLENAALQWKRRTGAVQAGLCAFDDAVFAATVGGLVYRFSEEDSLPQWTRELKSPVYGAPAAADSILVVGTAAGDVYGLSVNTGETMWREPTFAAVQAGPVIQGPRVFAANHEGRVVAIDLHSGQKLWELETGVPVYYPAAVTSARLVLALSDGTLLVVDPQSGTILQSTEIGELPGAAPLLLGNTVYQLLRKGILLRIDLESGAIAVCETLPLRSETAPLLTPRGIVLADEDGEAVMSGCDKAIEDVGAKATGNR from the coding sequence ATGCAGCACAGAGATGATACGACCGGGGTCCGTCTTGAACAGCACATCGTGCTGCGCCTCCTCGTGTTCTCCGCCGCTGCGCTGCTTCTATCCGGTTGCGGCGCATCCTCCTGGCTCGATGCGCCATTGCAGGGCGGTGTGGCAGACTGGATGCAGGAGGGAGGGAACGCACAGCGTACGCATACATACGCCTCGGCGCCGGGTGCCGGTGTCGCTGCGTGGGAATTTTCCATGGACGCAGCTGCGGGACGTGCGGAAATGCTGCTTCGCGGCGAGACGGTGCTTTTTCCGTCTATTACCATGATTCTGGAAACCGCTCGGCTCAGCGACGGAGAACAGAACGGCGCATTTCCCGTGGAGGGCATTATCGCGGCGACGCCTGCCATTCTGAACGACAAGCTTTACATCGCGACCGATGGTGGGAACGCACATCTCTACTGCTACTCCCTTGAGAATGCAGCGCTGCAATGGAAGCGGCGCACCGGTGCTGTGCAGGCCGGATTGTGCGCGTTTGACGATGCGGTATTCGCCGCAACCGTCGGTGGACTCGTCTACCGTTTCTCGGAGGAAGACTCGCTTCCACAGTGGACGCGTGAATTGAAGTCCCCTGTCTATGGTGCGCCGGCAGCCGCAGACAGCATCCTGGTCGTCGGTACCGCCGCTGGTGATGTGTACGGACTTTCCGTGAACACAGGTGAAACAATGTGGCGCGAGCCGACCTTCGCCGCAGTGCAGGCCGGTCCGGTAATACAGGGCCCACGGGTTTTCGCCGCGAATCATGAGGGGCGCGTGGTCGCTATTGATCTTCACAGTGGACAGAAACTCTGGGAACTGGAAACGGGCGTACCGGTATACTATCCAGCGGCCGTGACCTCCGCACGCCTTGTTCTTGCGCTCTCAGACGGAACCCTGCTCGTCGTTGATCCACAGAGTGGCACCATCCTGCAGAGCACGGAGATCGGCGAATTGCCCGGTGCGGCGCCCCTGCTGCTGGGCAACACCGTGTACCAGCTTCTCAGAAAAGGAATACTGCTGCGCATCGACCTCGAAAGCGGGGCGATTGCCGTCTGTGAGACGCTCCCCCTGCGCAGTGAAACCGCCCCGCTGCTCACACCGCGCGGCATCGTGCTTGCAGATGAGGATGGAGAAGCCGTCATGAGCGGATGCGATAAAGCTATCGAGGACGTCGGAGCGAAGGCGACAGGTAATCGATGA
- a CDS encoding 4-hydroxy-3-methylbut-2-enyl diphosphate reductase, whose protein sequence is MEVHIDPTAGFCWGVVRTIDIAEEELREGAQLVSLGDIIHNPKEIERLDALGMRTIDHAQIEELPDGTKVLIRAHGEPAATYRKARERGIELVDATCPIVTKLQERIRKYYDEGWQIVIFGKREHAEVIGLRGVTNDQCVVIKSLDEARSLVNLDRRTVLFSQTTMDKQSFSDIRAYLRERVAEFAEGSMEEIATDFHAKDTICGQVSGRDKKLREFAAANDVMIFVAGRKSSNGKVLFNISKEANPHTYFIEDVSEIDPAWFEGAESVGISGATSTPHWLMQNVKEVIETRFVPSS, encoded by the coding sequence ATGGAAGTGCATATTGACCCGACCGCCGGCTTCTGCTGGGGTGTGGTTCGAACGATAGACATAGCTGAAGAGGAGCTCCGCGAAGGAGCGCAGCTCGTATCCCTCGGTGACATCATTCACAATCCGAAGGAAATTGAACGACTCGATGCGCTGGGCATGCGTACGATCGATCATGCGCAGATTGAGGAGTTGCCTGACGGCACGAAGGTGCTGATCCGCGCGCACGGTGAACCGGCCGCGACGTACCGGAAAGCGCGTGAGCGCGGCATTGAACTGGTGGACGCTACCTGTCCGATCGTCACCAAGCTGCAGGAGCGCATCCGGAAGTACTACGATGAAGGGTGGCAGATCGTGATTTTCGGAAAGCGCGAACATGCGGAAGTGATCGGGTTGCGCGGTGTGACCAACGACCAGTGCGTTGTGATCAAGTCGCTCGACGAAGCACGCAGCCTGGTGAATCTCGACCGTCGGACGGTGTTATTCTCGCAGACGACGATGGACAAGCAGTCCTTCAGTGATATTCGCGCCTACCTGCGCGAGCGTGTCGCCGAGTTTGCTGAAGGCAGCATGGAGGAAATCGCGACGGACTTTCATGCGAAGGACACGATTTGCGGACAGGTTTCTGGCCGTGACAAAAAGCTGCGGGAATTCGCGGCAGCGAATGATGTGATGATTTTCGTGGCGGGTCGCAAAAGCTCGAACGGCAAGGTGCTGTTCAATATCAGCAAGGAAGCGAACCCGCATACGTATTTCATTGAAGACGTGAGTGAAATTGACCCGGCGTGGTTTGAAGGCGCCGAATCCGTGGGCATCAGCGGCGCGACGAGTACGCCGCACTGGCTCATGCAGAATGTGAAAGAAGTGATCGAAACAAGATTTGTCCCGTCCAGCTGA
- a CDS encoding PHP domain-containing protein, which yields MTGKVDLHTHTYYSDGALSPKELVTRAHEVGIEVLSITDHDNIDGIAEAVHSAKDFGIEVIPGVELSSTLGTKDIHILGYMFDPDNRQLRDTLEFLRKERFIRAERIVRKLNDMDLPLDFDIVLEHAGHGAVGRPHIAAALLDEGLTNEYAEAFEQYIGDRGPAFEPKYKISPEDAVEIIANAGGISTVAHPGWYIGEQDLSYLIRAGIDGIEVVHPAHDANRERYFRGIASTYFLLESGGSDFHGGKRNDYQNFGTYTVGADIVQAMKRRLFIQ from the coding sequence ATGACAGGAAAAGTCGACTTGCATACGCATACCTACTACTCCGACGGCGCATTGTCGCCGAAGGAGCTGGTGACCCGTGCGCACGAAGTCGGCATTGAAGTACTCAGCATCACCGATCACGACAACATCGACGGCATCGCGGAGGCCGTACATTCAGCGAAGGATTTTGGGATTGAAGTGATTCCGGGCGTGGAGTTAAGTTCCACTCTCGGAACCAAGGATATTCACATTCTCGGGTATATGTTCGATCCCGACAACAGACAGCTTCGAGACACGCTCGAGTTCCTTCGCAAGGAACGGTTCATCCGCGCCGAGCGCATCGTGCGCAAGCTCAATGATATGGATCTTCCGCTGGACTTCGATATTGTGCTCGAACATGCGGGACACGGAGCGGTCGGACGGCCGCATATTGCGGCGGCGCTGCTCGATGAAGGACTCACCAACGAATATGCAGAGGCGTTTGAGCAGTATATCGGCGATCGCGGTCCCGCCTTCGAACCCAAGTACAAGATTTCTCCCGAGGATGCAGTCGAAATCATCGCCAATGCGGGCGGCATATCAACTGTCGCGCATCCCGGGTGGTATATCGGCGAACAGGATCTCTCCTACCTCATTCGAGCGGGAATTGACGGCATCGAAGTGGTGCATCCCGCCCACGACGCCAACAGGGAACGGTACTTCCGCGGCATCGCGTCGACGTACTTCCTGCTGGAAAGCGGTGGGTCGGATTTCCACGGCGGTAAACGCAACGACTATCAGAACTTCGGGACCTACACCGTTGGCGCTGATATCGTGCAGGCCATGAAACGCAGACTCTTTATTCAATAG
- the rpsA gene encoding 30S ribosomal protein S1: MSEETQNTAEETTTAAAPASQQETAQDDVIVKTVGTVVEDSEYGKKEFDEMRSMYEGTLTSLKQGEIIEGRIVHLTKDYVTIDIGFKSEGIVDTDEFSNASELNVGDTVEVFLESVENKDGNVILSRKRADFVRIWERIQKAYDGDEILQGRCIRRIKGGIVMDLMGVDAFLPGSQIDIRPVRDFDAYLGKTLDVRVVKINQPAENIVVSRKAIIEEQIAGQRKAILDSLEKGQILEGIVKAIADFGVFIDLGGVDGLVHITDLSWGRVNHPTEIVKLDQTVNVVVLDFDEEKKRISLGMKQLQPHPWENIDQKYPSGTQVRGKVVSLADYGAFIEIEKGIEGLIHISEMSWTQHIKHPSQVVSMGQMVDAVILNLDVENKKISLGMKQLEPDPWSNLIAKYPVGTQHTGTVRNLTNFGVFVELEPGVDGLVHISDLSWTKKIRHPGELVKKGDKIDVVILGIDTDQRRISLGHKQVQDNPWDNFETLFAVSTDTEGKIVRLIEKGVIVELPAGVDGFVPSSQLATKQVKNIPENFKEGDSLPLRVIEFDKENKKIVLSVVEYFKDKDTEALEAYLASHGLLNAADAESTDVRPEDLNFDDM, encoded by the coding sequence ATGTCAGAAGAAACCCAGAACACTGCTGAAGAGACGACCACGGCCGCCGCGCCCGCGTCGCAGCAGGAGACCGCCCAGGACGATGTGATCGTCAAAACCGTCGGTACTGTCGTCGAAGACAGCGAGTACGGAAAGAAAGAATTTGACGAGATGCGTTCGATGTACGAAGGCACGTTGACCTCGCTCAAGCAGGGTGAGATCATCGAAGGTCGCATCGTGCATCTTACCAAGGATTATGTCACGATCGATATCGGCTTCAAGTCCGAGGGCATTGTAGACACCGACGAATTCTCGAACGCCTCCGAACTCAATGTCGGCGACACCGTGGAAGTGTTCCTCGAGTCCGTCGAGAACAAGGACGGGAACGTCATTCTCTCCCGTAAGCGCGCAGACTTTGTGCGTATCTGGGAGCGTATTCAGAAAGCCTACGATGGCGACGAAATCCTGCAGGGCCGCTGCATCCGTCGTATCAAGGGCGGTATTGTCATGGACCTCATGGGCGTCGACGCCTTCCTTCCCGGATCGCAGATCGACATTCGTCCCGTGCGCGACTTCGACGCCTATCTCGGCAAAACCCTCGATGTCCGCGTGGTCAAGATCAATCAGCCGGCAGAAAACATCGTTGTCAGCCGCAAGGCCATCATCGAAGAGCAGATCGCCGGTCAGCGCAAAGCCATTCTCGACAGTCTCGAGAAGGGGCAGATCCTCGAAGGTATTGTCAAGGCCATCGCAGACTTCGGTGTGTTCATCGATCTCGGCGGTGTGGATGGACTGGTGCATATCACCGATCTCTCCTGGGGCCGCGTCAATCACCCGACCGAAATCGTCAAGCTCGACCAGACGGTCAACGTCGTCGTGCTCGATTTCGACGAGGAGAAGAAGCGCATTTCTCTCGGTATGAAGCAGCTTCAGCCGCATCCGTGGGAAAACATCGATCAGAAGTATCCCTCCGGCACACAGGTGCGCGGAAAGGTCGTTTCCCTCGCCGACTACGGTGCATTCATCGAGATCGAAAAGGGCATCGAAGGCCTCATCCATATTTCCGAAATGAGCTGGACGCAGCATATCAAGCATCCTTCCCAGGTTGTGAGTATGGGACAGATGGTTGATGCCGTCATCCTCAACCTCGATGTGGAGAACAAGAAGATCTCCCTCGGTATGAAGCAGCTCGAGCCGGATCCCTGGTCCAATCTCATCGCGAAATACCCCGTCGGTACCCAGCATACCGGTACGGTCCGCAACCTCACCAACTTCGGCGTCTTTGTCGAGCTGGAGCCGGGCGTGGACGGACTCGTGCATATCAGTGACCTGTCGTGGACGAAGAAAATCCGCCACCCGGGAGAACTGGTCAAGAAGGGCGACAAGATCGACGTCGTCATTCTCGGTATCGATACCGATCAGCGCCGCATCTCGCTTGGTCACAAGCAGGTGCAGGACAATCCCTGGGATAACTTCGAGACCCTCTTCGCTGTCAGCACCGACACCGAAGGCAAAATCGTGCGCCTCATCGAGAAGGGCGTCATCGTCGAACTGCCCGCAGGCGTCGATGGCTTCGTTCCCAGCTCGCAGCTGGCCACCAAGCAGGTCAAGAACATCCCCGAGAACTTCAAGGAAGGCGACAGCCTCCCGCTCCGCGTGATCGAATTCGACAAGGAGAACAAGAAGATTGTCCTCTCCGTCGTCGAGTATTTCAAGGACAAGGATACCGAGGCCCTCGAAGCCTACCTTGCCTCACACGGACTGCTCAACGCCGCTGACGCTGAGAGCACGGACGTTCGTCCGGAAGATCTCAACTTCGACGACATGTAA
- a CDS encoding DUF2239 family protein — protein MVFAEDRCIARGETLQVAREMKEYTDRNPDASIMILDEADARIVEIDFRGDIEDVLARLEERAAEANMQKLHNGGEENMQKVHNTGAENMQKVHQTTQRGPGRPKLGVVSREVTLLPRHWEWLSSQPGGASVTLRKLVEAARKDNSGRDRMRRAQDITYRFMNALGGDLSGYEEALRALYADDRERFAEYIADWPADIREHSLRFSAAAFS, from the coding sequence ATGGTGTTTGCAGAAGACCGCTGTATCGCGAGGGGAGAGACGCTGCAGGTTGCGCGGGAGATGAAGGAATACACCGATCGCAACCCGGATGCCTCGATCATGATACTCGATGAGGCGGATGCACGTATCGTGGAAATCGATTTCCGAGGGGATATTGAAGATGTGCTTGCGAGACTCGAAGAGCGTGCCGCGGAGGCGAATATGCAGAAACTGCATAATGGTGGGGAAGAAAATATGCAGAAAGTGCATAATACCGGTGCCGAGAATATGCAGAAAGTGCATCAAACGACGCAGCGTGGCCCCGGCAGGCCGAAACTTGGCGTTGTTTCCCGCGAAGTGACGCTGCTGCCGCGGCACTGGGAATGGTTGTCTTCCCAGCCGGGAGGAGCTTCCGTTACTCTGCGAAAGCTGGTCGAGGCGGCACGAAAGGACAACAGCGGACGTGATCGCATGCGACGCGCACAGGATATCACCTACCGCTTCATGAATGCGTTGGGCGGCGACCTGTCCGGCTATGAGGAGGCGCTGCGGGCACTGTACGCCGATGACAGGGAGCGTTTCGCGGAATACATCGCCGACTGGCCCGCAGATATTCGTGAGCATTCTTTGCGCTTCTCGGCTGCGGCGTTTTCCTGA
- the cmk gene encoding (d)CMP kinase, translating to MENWTENLPFIIAIDGPAGSGKTTTAKALASELGFIYVDTGAMYRAVALYARQRGVSISDTDAICALLPEVDIRLERKGGEQHTLLNGENVEAHIRTQEMSKAASDISAIPCVREAMVELQRKAAEGGAGAILEGRDIGTVVFPHSPCKIYLVADAATRAERRKLQLEEKGISGDLDTIRREIEERDRNDAAREHSPLRKADDAIEVETTNTSIDEQVLMILSLVKKRLDLYRKGND from the coding sequence ATGGAGAATTGGACTGAAAATCTCCCGTTTATTATCGCCATCGATGGTCCCGCGGGCAGTGGGAAGACGACGACGGCGAAGGCGCTGGCAAGCGAGCTGGGGTTCATTTATGTGGATACCGGAGCGATGTATCGTGCGGTTGCACTGTATGCCAGGCAGCGGGGTGTGTCCATTTCCGATACCGATGCCATTTGCGCATTACTTCCCGAGGTGGATATCCGTCTCGAGCGCAAGGGCGGGGAGCAGCACACGCTGCTCAACGGTGAGAACGTCGAAGCGCATATTCGTACGCAGGAAATGAGCAAGGCGGCCAGTGATATTTCCGCCATTCCGTGCGTTCGGGAGGCGATGGTTGAGCTGCAGCGCAAGGCGGCCGAAGGCGGTGCCGGTGCAATTCTCGAGGGACGCGATATTGGCACTGTGGTGTTTCCGCATTCTCCCTGCAAGATTTACCTGGTGGCGGATGCTGCAACCCGGGCCGAAAGGCGCAAACTGCAATTGGAGGAGAAGGGGATTTCCGGTGATCTCGATACGATTCGCCGTGAAATTGAAGAACGTGATCGTAATGACGCCGCGCGCGAACATTCCCCGCTGCGCAAGGCAGATGATGCGATAGAGGTAGAGACGACGAATACGAGCATCGATGAACAGGTTTTGATGATTCTGAGTTTGGTTAAGAAACGTCTCGATCTCTACCGGAAAGGAAACGACTGA
- the ribE gene encoding 6,7-dimethyl-8-ribityllumazine synthase, translating into MFTPIQGDLKAGAFKFALVASRFNDVITRRLVDGAIDCLTRHGAEEQQIDVLYCPGSFELPLVARKLVDSEKYDAIICLGAVIRGATPHFDYIAAEVTKGIANLSMESRIPIAFGVLTTDTTEQALERAGLKQGNKGWEAALTSMEMLNLFAAIDGQ; encoded by the coding sequence ATGTTCACACCCATTCAGGGCGACCTCAAGGCGGGAGCGTTCAAGTTCGCACTCGTTGCCAGCAGGTTCAACGACGTCATCACACGTCGGCTCGTTGACGGTGCGATCGACTGTTTGACGCGGCATGGTGCCGAAGAGCAGCAAATCGATGTTCTCTACTGTCCGGGATCGTTTGAGTTGCCGCTTGTCGCACGCAAGCTCGTCGACAGCGAGAAGTACGATGCGATTATCTGCCTGGGAGCAGTGATACGGGGCGCGACTCCCCATTTCGATTATATCGCTGCTGAAGTGACCAAGGGCATTGCGAACCTCTCGATGGAGAGCCGCATTCCCATCGCATTCGGGGTGCTGACAACGGACACGACCGAGCAGGCACTCGAGCGTGCCGGATTGAAACAGGGCAATAAGGGCTGGGAAGCAGCCCTGACTTCGATGGAAATGCTGAACCTGTTTGCAGCTATCGACGGACAGTAA